GGCTTTGTGGAACGGATCGAGCAGGCTGAAGTGCTCCGGCTGCGCCGGGGCGCCGCTGAGCCAATCGGCGCTTTGCCCGGCGGCGTCATGTGCGGCCGGCGGCGGCGCGCTGGACCACGCGTCACCGGCGTTGGCGGCGGCATCGCTGGCAGGTGCGGCGCCGGTATCGGCCGGTGCGGTAGCCCAGGGATCTTGGGTTTGCGTGGTATCACTCATTGGTTGAGCCCTCCTTGTCCAACGCCTGCAGCAGCATGGCCTTGGAGATGATGCCGAGATAGTTATGTTCTTCGCCCACCACCGGCACCGCGCACGGCGCCTGGGCGACCAGGGAAATCAGATCGCTGAGCGGCGTGTCGGCCGGCACGGCGGCGGGGGCCTCGAGCAGGGCATCGTCCAGCGTTTGATTGGCGGATAGCGCTTTTTTCAACGACTCTATCGACACCACGCCGATAAATTTCTTCCCGCGTTCAACAACATAACCATAATCACGGTCCTCATCGCGCAGCAGCTGCAGCGCCGAGCGGGGGCCAAAACCGGGGGTTTTGCGGATCAGCGTCACCGGGCGCCGTTGGGCGATATCCTTGGCGCTGAATACATGACTGATGTCCACGCCGCGGAAGAAGGTGCGCACATAGTCGTTGGCCGGGTTGTTCAGGATCTCGTCCGGCGTGCCGACCTGGATCACCTCACCGCCCTGCATGATGGCGATGCGATCGCCAATGCGCATCGCTTCGTCCAGATCGTGGGAAATAAACACGATGGTGCGCTGATGCTGAGCCTGTAATTTCACCAGCTCATCCTGCATTTCGGTACGAATTAACGGATCGAGCGCCGAGAAGGCTTCGTCCATCAATAATATATCCGGGTTATTGGCCAGGGCGCGGGCTAATCCCACGCGCTGGCGCATACCGCCGGATAATTCATCCGGATAAGACAGCGCATAATTCTCCAGCCCGACCTGACGCAGGGCATCCAGCGCTTTTTCCTGGCGCTCCGGCAGCGGTATGCCGGCTAATTCCATACCGAAAGCGGTGTTATTCAGCACATTCATGTGCGGCATTAGCGCGAATGACTGGAATACCATGCTGATCTTATTTCGCCGCACGGTGCGCAGTGCGGTGTCAGATATTTTGGCGATGTCCTCACCGTCGATCAGCACCTGACCGCGAGTGGGTTCTATCAGACGATTGAGAAGGCGTACCAGGGTGGACTTGCCGGAACCGGAGAGCCCCATGATGACAAATATCTCGCCTTCTTCAATGGCCAGAGTGGCGTCTTTTACGCCGAGCGATAAGCCGGTTTTTTCAAACAGCCGATCTTTTGTCAGACCTTTATCCAGCAGTTTGAATGCGCGTTCCGGGTGTTCGCCAAATATCTTATACAGGTTCTTTACTTCGAGTTTAATTGCCATGCAATTTGCTGTTTCCTCTGGTTTAATTAACGCGTTATGGGCTGTCCTTAGCAAAATAAAAGAGCTTTTTACCCTAACACAGTGAATATCTGAGACAACCCTCAATGTCATTTAAATGGGATATTAGTGGTTTACATCAAGGTTTTAATTAGTTATGGTAATTTGGCCCGTGACTCAAAATTGACGGCCATTATTCGGCATAATGGTTTGGTTTTTTGGAAAATAATACGGTGTGGCGCAGAGAGATATTTTGGCGCCGCGCCTGCCGTTCGGATAATAAAAAACCCGACCAGAGGCCGGGCAAAAGTCATCAGTATTTCATCAGTTTTAACGACAGGTGCCGATATCGAGGGGGATATCGTCGAGCGTCATGTTATCGCCTGAGTATGACAGCCAGATGGCAGCCTCAGGCCTTGCGATACAGCCGCCGCGGATGGCCTATATTGCCGTACAGCATCTCCACCCGCACGAACTGGGTGGCGACGCAATATTCCAGATACCGGCGGGCGGTGGTCTTGCTGATGCCGACTTGCTCAACCACGTCTTCCACCGCATGCGCCACCGCCGGCTGGGCGATAAACAGCGCCTGCACCAGCTCCAGCGTGTTGGTTTCGATGCCTTTGGCGCTCGGCTCGCTGGAGAACTGTTTCGACTGCAGGTTATACAGCGCATCGACGTTGTCCTGATCGATGATCTTGAAGGTGCGCTGGGTCTGCACGAACTGCATGAAGCGTTCGAGCGAATTGCGCAGCCGCTTGTAGGACACCGGTTTGATGATGTAATCGAAGGCGCCGTTGCGGATCGCCTGGCTGCAGGTATGCATGTCGCTGGCGGCGGTGATGAAGATCACCGAACAGGCGGGATTCTTCACCGCCGGTTCTTCCATCAGCTCGATGCCCTGGCCGTCCGGCAGGAAGTTATCCAGCAGGATCAGCCGAGGCTGATGCTCGTTGGCTTTGGCCCGCGCTTCGGCCAGCGTGGCGGCGTAAGCCACCACCCGCAGGTTGAAATTTTTCTCGATGAACTCCGCGTGCAGCGTCGCCAGTTGCGGCTCGTCTTCCACGATCAGAACGTCC
Above is a window of Serratia nematodiphila DZ0503SBS1 DNA encoding:
- the proV gene encoding glycine betaine/L-proline ABC transporter ATP-binding protein ProV, which gives rise to MAIKLEVKNLYKIFGEHPERAFKLLDKGLTKDRLFEKTGLSLGVKDATLAIEEGEIFVIMGLSGSGKSTLVRLLNRLIEPTRGQVLIDGEDIAKISDTALRTVRRNKISMVFQSFALMPHMNVLNNTAFGMELAGIPLPERQEKALDALRQVGLENYALSYPDELSGGMRQRVGLARALANNPDILLMDEAFSALDPLIRTEMQDELVKLQAQHQRTIVFISHDLDEAMRIGDRIAIMQGGEVIQVGTPDEILNNPANDYVRTFFRGVDISHVFSAKDIAQRRPVTLIRKTPGFGPRSALQLLRDEDRDYGYVVERGKKFIGVVSIESLKKALSANQTLDDALLEAPAAVPADTPLSDLISLVAQAPCAVPVVGEEHNYLGIISKAMLLQALDKEGSTNE
- a CDS encoding response regulator is translated as MSHLTLDVLIVEDEPQLATLHAEFIEKNFNLRVVAYAATLAEARAKANEHQPRLILLDNFLPDGQGIELMEEPAVKNPACSVIFITAASDMHTCSQAIRNGAFDYIIKPVSYKRLRNSLERFMQFVQTQRTFKIIDQDNVDALYNLQSKQFSSEPSAKGIETNTLELVQALFIAQPAVAHAVEDVVEQVGISKTTARRYLEYCVATQFVRVEMLYGNIGHPRRLYRKA